DNA sequence from the Actinomycetota bacterium genome:
ATTTCCCTTATCACTTCGTCGATTCTCCCCCTGATTATATCCTCAAATTTCTTTGTCAATTCCCGACAAACCACCACTTCCCTGTCGCCAAAAATCTCTTTAATTTCGGTCAAGGTTTTGAGAATTCTATGGGACGATTCGTAGAATATGATTACGCGCTCTTCATCCCTTAAAGAGTTCAGCAACTTCTTTCTCCCTTTTTTCTTCGGTAAAAAGCCAAGATAAATAAATTGGCTTAGGGGTATCCCCGAGACGGATGCCGCAGCCAAAAAAGCAGAGGGACCAGGGATGGGCACTATCTCTATCCCTTTGTTCACTGCGGCATTTATCAATTTCCAGCCGGGGTCGGATATACCTGGGGTACCGGCATCGCAGACCAAGGCAATATTCTTGCCCTCTTCTAACCGATTCAAGAGATAGTCGATTTTTCTCATCCGGGTGTACCGATGATAGCTCGTCACCGGCGTCTTTATACCGTAATGATTGAGCAATATCTTAGTATGCCTTGTATCTTCGGCGGCGATTAAATCAACCT
Encoded proteins:
- the rsmI gene encoding 16S rRNA (cytidine(1402)-2'-O)-methyltransferase, whose protein sequence is MGTLFVVATPIGNLEDLSLRALRILKEVDLIAAEDTRHTKILLNHYGIKTPVTSYHRYTRMRKIDYLLNRLEEGKNIALVCDAGTPGISDPGWKLINAAVNKGIEIVPIPGPSAFLAAASVSGIPLSQFIYLGFLPKKKGRKKLLNSLRDEERVIIFYESSHRILKTLTEIKEIFGDREVVVCRELTKKFEDIIRGRIDEVIRE